Proteins encoded in a region of the Terriglobia bacterium genome:
- the aqpZ gene encoding aquaporin Z, producing MNMTKRMGAEFVGTFWLVFGGCGSAVLAAAYPNLGIGFLGVALAFGLTVLTMAFAIGHISGCHLNPAVSLGLFAGGRFPASDLLPYVIAQVLGGIAGAGVLYFIASGKAGFDIAGGLASNGYGAHSPGGYSLPAALVAEVVLTFMFLIIILGATDERAPKGLAPIAIGLGLTLIHLIGIPVTNTSVNPARSTGPAVFVGGWALQQLWLFWLAPLVGAALAGGAYRWLGSED from the coding sequence GTGAACATGACAAAGCGAATGGGAGCGGAGTTCGTCGGCACGTTCTGGCTCGTCTTCGGAGGCTGCGGCAGTGCGGTCCTGGCCGCGGCGTACCCGAACCTCGGCATCGGCTTTCTCGGCGTGGCGCTCGCGTTCGGATTGACCGTCCTCACGATGGCGTTCGCCATCGGGCACATCTCGGGCTGCCACCTGAACCCAGCGGTCTCCCTGGGCCTCTTCGCGGGAGGCCGGTTCCCGGCTTCGGATCTGCTCCCGTACGTGATCGCACAGGTCCTCGGCGGGATCGCCGGAGCTGGCGTGCTCTACTTCATCGCGAGCGGGAAGGCGGGGTTCGACATCGCGGGCGGGCTGGCGTCGAACGGCTACGGCGCGCACTCGCCGGGGGGCTACTCGCTCCCGGCCGCGCTCGTCGCCGAGGTGGTGCTCACCTTCATGTTCCTGATCATCATCCTGGGGGCCACGGACGAGCGCGCGCCGAAGGGGTTGGCGCCGATCGCCATCGGCCTCGGGCTGACGCTGATCCACCTGATCGGCATCCCGGTCACGAACACTTCCGTCAACCCCGCGCGCAGCACGGGGCCGGCGGTGTTCGTCGGGGGCTGGGCGCTACAGCAGCTCTGGCTCTTCTGGCTCGCGCCGCTGGTCGGTGCGGCCCTGGCGGGGGGTGCGTACCGCTGGCTGGGGAGCGAGGACTGA